In Vicinamibacteria bacterium, the genomic stretch ACCGCCATCGCGGCCATCAAGACCCAGGGGTCGAAGAACGGAAAAGCAGGAAACTCCTTCGTTTCGATTCCGATCGCGTCGGCGATGAAGAGTCCGTCCCAACCGTGCTCCTCGGCGGCAATCGCGACCTCGACGATGCTTTCGACCGTCTTGCCCGCGTTCAGGATGAAACCGTACCGGAAGGACACGCGCGACGTGTATCAGACCTCGGTGTCGTTTCGCCACTCCCACCTCTCGCTCCTTTGCGAATCAGTCGTTGAAGACGCGCTCGTAGTCGGAAAGGCGTCCCAAATCGATGCCCGCGATGGCCCGATCTCCTGTATGGTGTCGCACCACATCGGCCGCTCGAAATGCTGCGGGGGCCGTGCCCGCTTCCGCGAGCGCGTGAGCTCGACGTTCAGAAAGGAGACGACTCATGGAACAGACGAGCGGATTCGCAGACAAGGTTGCTTTGGTTGTCGGCGGAGCATCCGGCATGGGCAATGCCGTCGTGCGGTTGCTAGCTCGAGAGGGGTGCAGCACGCACGTCTTCGATATCAAGGAAACGGCGGATGGTTCGTTCCAACGTTGTGATGTCCGAGATTACGGCCAGGTTCGCCGGTGCGTCGAGAACGTGGTGGATCAGGAAGGCAGGATCGATCTGCTGTTCGTCGCCGCCGGCGTTCATCTATTTGCCAACATAGAGGATACGAATATCGAGGAGCTCGAACGCGTTTTATCCATCAACTTGAAGGGTCCCTTTTTCGTCCTGAAAGAGGTCCTGCCGGTCATGAGAAAGCGGCAATACGGCAACGTTGTTCTCATGGGTTCGGATCAGGTGTTCATCGGCAAGGGGTCCAGCACGGTGTACGGCATGACCAAGGCGGCCCTGGGTCAGCTCACCAAGAGTATCGCCATCGACTATGCTCCCTACAACGTACGGGTGAACTGCATCTGCCCCGGTACCATTGACACTCCGATGCTGGCATCCACGGTCGAGCGTTTCCACCGGACGAGCGGCTTGCCCGTCGAGAAGATCTACGAAATGCTGCGCACGGCCCAACCGATCCATAGACTTGGAACGCCCGAGGAGATCGGCAGGGCCGTACTGTTCCTTTTGTCCGATGATTGTCCCTTCATGACCGGGGCGCTGGTCAGCACCGATGGCGGGTACACCTGTCAGTAAAATCGTCCCGGGGAATATACTCCGGTGGCGTGAGCTCGCTCCGGATCGCCTACCTCTCGTCCGAAGTCGCGCCCTTCGCCAAGACCGGCGGGCTCGCCGACGTCGCCCTCGGGCTTCCGCGAGCACTGGGAAAGCTGGGGCACGATGTTCGCGTTTTCCTGCCGTATTACTCCGGCATCGAAGCCTCGGGGCAGGCAATCACGTCCGTCGACGTTGGCTCGTTCGCGGTGAATCTCGGTGGAGAGCCCATCGGGACCTCCCTCTTCTCGGTGAAGCTTCCCGACTCCGGGGTCACCGCTTACCTCGTCCACTGCCCGCGGTACTACGCCCGCCCGCAGATCTATACGAACGATCCCGACGAGCCCCTGCGTTTTCTTTTCTTTTGTCGCGCCGTTCTCGAGAGCTGCCAGCGGCTCGGCTTCGCTCCGCACGTTTTTCACGCGAACGACTGGCAGTCGGCGCTGACGCCGCTCCTGAAGAAGACGCTGTACGCGTGGGACGAGCTCTTCGCCTCGGCTCGGACGCTTTTGACCATTCACAATCTCGCCTACCAGGGCGTGTTCCCGTCATCGGTCCTGGGGGCGATCGGCCTCGCCGACTCCCAGCCGTTCGACGCAAACGATCTGCGCAACGGAGAGGTCAATTTCTTGAAGACGGGGATCGTGCACGCCGATGGTCTCTCGACGGTGAGCCCGACCTACGCGTCGGAGATCCAAGGCCCCGAGCAGGGCTACGGGCTGGATCCGTTCTTGAGGCAACGCCGCGATCGGCTCGTCGGTATCCTCAACGGTGTCGATTACCGGGAATGGGATCCAAGCCGGGACAGCCGAATTCCCTTCCATTACTCCTCGGCGGATCTTTCCGGCAAGACCCGGAACAAGGAACATCTCCTGCGGAGATTCGGTCTGCCTTACTCGCCGTCCGTTCCACTCATCGGCATGGTGAGTCGTCTGTTCTATCAGAAGGGCATCGAGCTCCTGTATGACGCGCTTCCCACGATTTTCGGCTCGGAAACGGTTCAGCTAATCGTCCTCGGATCGGGCGAGGCTGGCTATGAGGCTTTCTTCCACGGCCTCGAGCGGCGGTTCACCGACCGCGTCCGCTTCTACCGAGGGTTTCACGACGAGCTGGCGCATCAGATCGAAGCGGCCGCCGACATGTTCCTGATGCCGTCGCGCTACGAGCCTTGCGGATTGAATCAGTTGTACAGCCTGCGCTACGGCACCGTTCCCATCGTCCGGAGGACCGGAGGCCTGGCCGACAGCGTGCGCCTCTTCGACTCCGTGACCGGGGAGGGAACGGGTATCGTGTTCGATCATTTCACCCCCGACGGCGTCGTCTGGGCGCTTCGCACCGCGATCCGGCTCTACGAGGACGAGCCGGCGTGGAGCCGGCTCGTGGCCAACGCCATGGCCGAGGACTTCTCCTGGGATCGGCTGGTCGAACGCTATGTCGCCTTGTATCGGGAACTCCTGATAGATTAGGCGACGCCATGCACGTCGTCCTCGTCGAGCCGTGCTTTCCCGTCA encodes the following:
- a CDS encoding SDR family oxidoreductase; the encoded protein is MEQTSGFADKVALVVGGASGMGNAVVRLLAREGCSTHVFDIKETADGSFQRCDVRDYGQVRRCVENVVDQEGRIDLLFVAAGVHLFANIEDTNIEELERVLSINLKGPFFVLKEVLPVMRKRQYGNVVLMGSDQVFIGKGSSTVYGMTKAALGQLTKSIAIDYAPYNVRVNCICPGTIDTPMLASTVERFHRTSGLPVEKIYEMLRTAQPIHRLGTPEEIGRAVLFLLSDDCPFMTGALVSTDGGYTCQ
- a CDS encoding glycogen/starch synthase, giving the protein MSSLRIAYLSSEVAPFAKTGGLADVALGLPRALGKLGHDVRVFLPYYSGIEASGQAITSVDVGSFAVNLGGEPIGTSLFSVKLPDSGVTAYLVHCPRYYARPQIYTNDPDEPLRFLFFCRAVLESCQRLGFAPHVFHANDWQSALTPLLKKTLYAWDELFASARTLLTIHNLAYQGVFPSSVLGAIGLADSQPFDANDLRNGEVNFLKTGIVHADGLSTVSPTYASEIQGPEQGYGLDPFLRQRRDRLVGILNGVDYREWDPSRDSRIPFHYSSADLSGKTRNKEHLLRRFGLPYSPSVPLIGMVSRLFYQKGIELLYDALPTIFGSETVQLIVLGSGEAGYEAFFHGLERRFTDRVRFYRGFHDELAHQIEAAADMFLMPSRYEPCGLNQLYSLRYGTVPIVRRTGGLADSVRLFDSVTGEGTGIVFDHFTPDGVVWALRTAIRLYEDEPAWSRLVANAMAEDFSWDRLVERYVALYRELLID